A segment of the Lycium ferocissimum isolate CSIRO_LF1 chromosome 10, AGI_CSIRO_Lferr_CH_V1, whole genome shotgun sequence genome:
GATGAGACCAGCGGCGCGAATACGAATATAGTCGGGTTTCAACGCGAATACCGGAAATGGAGAAATCAAAAAAGAGTTGAGTGGTGGAATACCATCTATCCATTTTCAAACACGTGGCTTACGTGCTCCAATAACAGTAAACGTAGAATGAACttcacaaaaaatcaaaaacaaaacgTAACTCAAATtcatttgaccaaaaaaaaaaaagggaaaaagaaaaaaagaacagaTTTTGAGCCAATTATCAACTTGATAAGCTTGAATTTGCAATAGGTGAGTGAATCTTTTCTTTATAGCTCTTTTGTTAGAGTTTTGAGCTAATTATGAACTATACTTAATtgcccattttttttcttgtaattgatAGTACTTAATGTTAGCGATCTAAATTCATAAGACAGTTGATTTCCTCTTTAAATTCAGCTTGAGATATTTgtaattatcttttttcttatttttttcagtcTTATGTTGATAATATGTTTCTCTGCTGTGGGTAGTGTGGATAAGGTTATTCACATAGGATCTGGGAAGCCAAAAagtgtgcttttttttttttttttaaaatataaaaaaatgctAATTTTAGAGAATTGAGGCATTTGGCCAAACTTTTagaagaaaaagattttttgtttttgttttttaccACTAATTTTAGAGATTGAGTGTGGTGGATGGGATTGCTCCTCCCCCAAcagaggtctcgggttcgagTCGTGGGCatgaaaaaattcttggtaAGCACTTTCCCTCGAATGGGGCCCTACGCAGTGTGAATCCGGATATAATTGGGCTCCATGCGGTTACCGGACACCGGGTGGGAAACAAAATTTTTAGaaagttgaggtgtttggccaaaatTTTAGTTGCTTGAGGGTTATCTTACAGAGACAATTTGGCTTTCTTTACTTTAGGAGCATGGTGATTCCAAAAGCTTCTGTtttttccaactccaaaatgGAAATAAGAAGTTTGTGAATGAATGTATCTTGTGTCGATGTggtaagtaggcgtttggacatgaattGAGTGATATCCGAAAAAAGTAGTATTCCGGATTGATAgttaaaaaatgacatttgtgagatgaagttgtgtttggacatgcatttcacttgaaaaagttgaaattttgtgagtGGCAAAAATCTTCACTTTAAAAAATGGTCAATCTTCTTCAAACACTAACCAAAAGATCATTCTAATGTATAACCAAACattgttttgaaaatattttttgaataaagataaaaaattCTTGTCCAAATGGGCCTTAAAATCTGTCGAGATTGAGTACAGTATAACCAGCTTTCTTCTTTTAGGAATTGTGTGGTTTGGTATTGGTTTCAGTATGGAGTACAACTTTGATGAAGAAACATGGCTAGTGAAGGGTTCATATAGCTGacccaacttgtttgggattgaGGGCAAAGTTGTTATTGTATGGAATACAATTTTGATCCGCTTTGTCTGTTTTTAGGAAGTGTTGATTCCAAAAGTTTCAGtttttccaactccaaaatgGAAACAAGAAGTTTGTGAAAGAATGTTTGTCGTGTCAATTGGTAAATCTGTCGAGATCACGTACAATACAAacctgcttttttttttcttttttttttttttttttttttttttgggaaattttgtgGTTTGATATTTATTTCAATATGTAATAAATTTTGATGGAAAAAAGGGTCAGTGAGGAactgaggattcatatagccgaccctAATTTATTTGGGAGTTAGGCACAGTTGTATGCCAAATGGAATACAATTTTGATCAACTTCCTCTTTTTTAGAAAGTGTGATTCCAAGAGTTTTGGTTACACTTGCAATAACAGTCTGTTTTTATAATTGAAGCAACTACGTACTTCACACAATTGGTCATCACGCTTGGTTGAAAGCCAGTTGCACGAAGCTACTGTGTGTTGGATTATGACTGAATTCCTCTAAGTCAGAATCCAGGCTAGAAGCGATGTATGCGCTTGCCATCCGCTTGCCAACCCACAGTAGCAGCCTTTGGCTCCCAAGGGCACGTGTCGTTGGCTAAGTCATCGCGGCGGAATAGTCGTGGTGATCGCCttgaagtacaaaaaaaaaaaaaagaagaagcaattaCGCATTCCCCAGTAATTGAAGAAGTTGCATTTCTCAGTTTATAAGCAGTGATACAAATTAAGGCACTTTCAACTCAATGTAGAAACATTAGCATTTTgttgtatatgatgatataaaaaTGTTGCAGAAACTAATACTTGCAATTATGCAGGCTCCGATTAGCTTAATGAAGACGGAGGGTCAGGGCGTAGATATGCTGGAGAATACGAGCAATGTACATAATAGATTGCCTCGTCCAATGATCCAGTCTATTTTCTCAGGATTCCAGGAAAAGGTCCAAGAGTGTGTTAAGGTTTGTTCCTTCCTCTTCGATATGTTTTTTACCTGTTGACTTATATTTTATCAGGATGCATTCACATATTTTCTTTGTTGCTGCAGTcaaatttcaaaagattgaaaaCCAATCATGATAAATCAATCTCATCAGTCATGAGAGGTAAGAACAGAGGAGCATCTGCAGTCATAGGTTTGGATAAAGAGAAGCAATTACAATCTTGGAAAGAGAATCCGAGTTGGGTTGATCCACCGCCAAATGTAAAGGTAACAACTCAGTGAAATTATTCTTAGGGTGTAAAATTCCGATTGAAAATTGACCTCCCAGTTCCTTGTGCTATATCTGGAAAGGATCATTTCaacatttcaaatttaaaatttcgtCGAATAGAAATTTTCCTGATATCTTAACGTTACTATTTTAGGTCCATTAATGCATTTCTCCACCATTGATCTTCTTTCTATTAACttgttcaatcttcttttataaaTGAAAGACTAGGACCAGTTCTTGATTTGTGCATGTTAATCTTCTCATGATAGTTCCAATTTTATCAGATATTCTAAGGGTACTTATTCAGTTTTACCGAGAGAGGAGAGGAAGTAATGGAGGATCATAACGGATTGATTTTTCGTAATTTGTATTTCACCTGAGAAGTCACAAATTCAGTCGGACCACCGTGTCTGTTGTACTTATAGAGCTTAATTGTGTTGTTTGAACCTCTTATGAGGCCTTATGATTTGTGAACTTAAATTCTTACAGGTAAGTGTACCCAAAGGTTCTCTCTGCAACCTGAATGTGAAAGTTAATATTGGATTGCCCCCAGATACTGTGTATGACATTGTAACCGACCCTGAAAATAAAAGAGTCTTCAAGAATATCAAGGTAAGATATCTCATTAATATGTTAGAAAACGACACCAGTAATACTGAGGGCATCAAAGTTCCTTTCCTTTTATATCTTCTGTTATTCTCTTCTTCCCTTGAGCTTTATTATATCATATGCCTTTTCACTTTGAAACctgataaatttttttttttttttttttaaatatctttttAGTGTGTACTGCAGTTTTCTGTGTTGTATATTTTAGATTTTGATGGAACTTTCTTGGCGTTTATGGTTAAATCATTTTTCCTACTATTTTCATCAAATCTAGCGAACATAAATTGTTAAatactattccctccgtttcaatttatgtgaaccttttcaGAGTACGAGGGTCAAATTATATAACTATGACCgtaaattttgacatagatttttcaagtttgtaaaaataagatttatatatttagaagctacataaaaaatactataagtcatgacaatttataattcaaataacatataaaaaatgtaAGGAAAACGTGGTCAAAGTACCACCTCGTAGACTCCCCAAATAGTAATAGGTtgacataaattgaaacagatggaGTATTTGATAGAGACTGAAAGTGTTAAGTTTTGGCAAACTTAAGGGACCAAAACTGTAAGTGCATACTTACGGGACTAtttgaacctaccctcaaacatGAGAGAccctttttttgtcattttctcgcTCTGAGGGCATCAaagtttctttccttttatattGCTTCTGtttctctctttttattttaagctttattatcatatgccttttcAATTCTAAATCTGATCTAAGGTTTCTACATATATCAGGAAGTATTATCAAGGAAGGTGTTGGTTGATGAAGGTTCAAGGCAAGTGGTTGAATTAGAGCAAGCCGCAATATGGAGATTTCTTTGGTGGTCAGGAACAATATCTGTTCATGTTTTAGTGGACCAAAACAGAGAAGACTACACGGTAATTACTAACCTGATCACTGATTAGTTGCTATGTATTTGTTAAACCGCACTGCCTGTTTTTTTTCATATTGTGTCATGAATTAAAGGAAAAGGTGAGAAGTCAAAGGGTCCACATTTAGTGAAACACAATCGATCATGCAAGGTTAAGTTTGGCGAGTAGTAGTTGAACTTTCAGCAATCCATTAAATACTTTCTTTAAGTTTTGATGCTTAAAAAACTATCAGGTTGCTGATCTTGATGTACCAATCTGTTGGACCAACTGGCAGCTTGCATAAGTGACTACACAAGTTGGAACCATTTGTCTCACCTTGATAAATAGCGAACCAATGTCAGATAGACAACTGATAAGATAATACCAACACTTGTATGCATCATCATCGTACTTTTCAACTTTATCTTGAAGAGAAATAAGCTCATCATCATTCATGGAGGAGTTATCTACTTTGTTTGGATTGTTCTCAGTTAAGATGTAAGAAACACTGAGAAGATTTaagtataaaattatttttaccgTTACCTCTCTTGAAATGAGTACAGTTGAACTGAAATGGCTTGTTAAGATCTCCCAAATTGCAAACTCTTGTTTTTTCACTCTGAGTAATTTGAAAGTAGATTTGAGCCTTTGACTGTAAATGCAATCATAATTACAGACTGAAAGAAGTACTCGGGAGCAGTGCTTTTAAACAATAGAACTTCTAAAAGCCTTTGGAAAATTACTGCAAGTGCTTCAGTTGCAGTTATATTGGTCACCAGAATATTATTCCTATAAATTGGTGctcatctatgtattaaaactaGTTTAACTTTATACATTGTTTGGTtacaaaaatggagaaaaataatCTCCAATCTAGCTTAAGTTGTACAATGTTTGGATGGTGTTTTTCTCTTTTCCACATAAAACGTAACATTGCTAATATGATGTTTGGTTCATGTTTCTCTTTTCTgcataattaatacatgtacAAGTTACGAGGAAATCTATGTCGTATTTTATGTAAggtagaagatggaataactaataaaTGAATAACTAAAATCTGCATTTCTAATTCCTGCAGTATTAATATCTGCATAACTAAACCTTGCAAGTGCTTCTTTCAAAGCAACATTCGTATCTAACTGTGACTGGGCATCGTGGTTCACCATACTTCAAACAATGGAGAAAAATAATCTCCAATCTAGCATCAGTTGTACAATGTTTGGAtagttttttctcttttccacACAAAACATAACTTTGCTAATATGATGTTTGGTTCATGTTTCTCTTttctgcataactaatacatgtacaTGTTACGAGGGAATCTATGTCTTATTTTATGTAAGGTAGAAGATGGaataattaatacatgaataactgaACTCTGCATTTCTAATTCTTGCAGTACTAATATCTGCATAACTAAACCTTGCAAGTGCTTCTTTCAAAGCAACATTCGTATCTTACTGTGATAGGGCATCGTGGTTCACCATACTTCTGTGTGAGGCCAGTTTTTAATTATCCTAAACTGCCATTATATCGCGTATAATCTACTGTACTATCAAATGTAGCTTTTGTATTTCTCTACTTGCCCTTTGATTTTTATGTCTGTTTAGATGAATTTCAAGCAAGTGAAAACTGGATTCATGGAAAGATTTGAAGGTCACTGGAAAGTGGAACCCCTGCTTGTTGATCAACATCTTTGCCATCCCTTCAGACCTAAGACGTTAGCGGATTACATTTCATACACTAAAGGAAAAGGCAGGATTGGATCAACGGTTAGCTTGGACCAACTCATTCAACCAGCTATCGTACCTCCTCCACCCATTTCTTGGTATCTTAGAGGAATAACTAGCAAGACGACCGAGATGATTATAACAGATTTGGTTGCTGAAGCAGCTAGAATACGAGGATCTTCTGGCACTGATGGTCACCAAGGTTTGCAGGTAAATGAGGAATCTCCTGCTGAACCCCAAGTAGGCGATATTCGTGATATAAAAGAAAGGTGGGCGTTGAGAAGGAGAACTGCAAGGCATCATCGAAGATTGTCTTCGATTGTCAAGTCATCATAAT
Coding sequences within it:
- the LOC132032924 gene encoding uncharacterized protein LOC132032924 isoform X2, whose protein sequence is MKTEGQGVDMLENTSNVHNRLPRPMIQSIFSGFQEKVQECVKSNFKRLKTNHDKSISSVMRGKNRGASAVIGLDKEKQLQSWKENPSWVDPPPNVKVSVPKGSLCNLNVKVNIGLPPDTVYDIVTDPENKRVFKNIKEVLSRKVLVDEGSRQVVELEQAAIWRFLWWSGTISVHVLVDQNREDYTMNFKQVKTGFMERFEGHWKVEPLLVDQHLCHPFRPKTLADYISYTKGKGRIGSTVSLDQLIQPAIVPPPPISWYLRGITSKTTEMIITDLVAEAARIRGSSGTDGHQGLQVNEESPAEPQVGDIRDIKERWALRRRTARHHRRLSSIVKSS
- the LOC132032924 gene encoding uncharacterized protein LOC132032924 isoform X3, with product MNVSCVDVAPISLMKTEGQGVDMLENTSNVHNRLPRPMIQSIFSGFQEKVQECVKSNFKRLKTNHDKSISSVMRGKNRGASAVIGLDKEKQLQSWKENPSWVDPPPNVKEVLSRKVLVDEGSRQVVELEQAAIWRFLWWSGTISVHVLVDQNREDYTMNFKQVKTGFMERFEGHWKVEPLLVDQHLCHPFRPKTLADYISYTKGKGRIGSTVSLDQLIQPAIVPPPPISWYLRGITSKTTEMIITDLVAEAARIRGSSGTDGHQGLQVNEESPAEPQVGDIRDIKERWALRRRTARHHRRLSSIVKSS
- the LOC132032924 gene encoding uncharacterized protein LOC132032924 isoform X1, encoding MNVSCVDVAPISLMKTEGQGVDMLENTSNVHNRLPRPMIQSIFSGFQEKVQECVKSNFKRLKTNHDKSISSVMRGKNRGASAVIGLDKEKQLQSWKENPSWVDPPPNVKVSVPKGSLCNLNVKVNIGLPPDTVYDIVTDPENKRVFKNIKEVLSRKVLVDEGSRQVVELEQAAIWRFLWWSGTISVHVLVDQNREDYTMNFKQVKTGFMERFEGHWKVEPLLVDQHLCHPFRPKTLADYISYTKGKGRIGSTVSLDQLIQPAIVPPPPISWYLRGITSKTTEMIITDLVAEAARIRGSSGTDGHQGLQVNEESPAEPQVGDIRDIKERWALRRRTARHHRRLSSIVKSS